The sequence GTAAGCCTATGGAAGTTAAAGAATATACGCTGGAAATGAGAGGAATGCCAAGAAGAGACCTCTTAGAGTATTTTGTTTCTATCGGAGGAAAATCAGATGAAAGAGGTACACTTATTGGGCCCAACTGGCAGGTTGATCTCAGTGATACATGGCTTTGCCAGCTAGGATCAATTCAGGTTCCGGCGACTCGAGTAACCTTTAAAGTTATGGAAAAGGACTGGACAGGGATTCTTAAAGCCTTTCGCTTACGATTCCTTTCAGCAGGAGGTTAAGCAACTACTAAATTTTGGGCGGGGATCAGCTCAAATGGTAAAATGAAGACAAACTGCTAAGAAGCTTCAGATCGCCGGCGCCAGAAAGACCTTTAGTATCAGTGAGGGAAACCTCAATAGCCTTTAAGGTTAGTTGAGGAATCTGAAGAGCAGCACATTGTTCTAAGCTGAAGAAGCCGAGATTACTGACTTCTTCCTTCTGTCCTTTAAGAGATCCGCCTTGAAAGCTCATTAAAAAGATAATGTATAGATCATGTTTCTCGAAGGAATTCTCCGACGGTCGATCCCGGAGGGCTATAATCGATAGAGGTTTTGCCTTTAGCCCAGTCTCTTCAAGGATCTCCCGTTCAATTGCCACCTCAATCGGTTCTTCTTGATTAACGTATCCTCCTGGGATTGTCCATACTCCTTTACCGGGATTATGGTTGCGTTGGACAAGAAGAACTTTTTCATTATTCCAGAGTACCCCTCCGACTCCAAGAGAAAAATTCCCCCAATCAATATAGGAGCAGTTTGAACAGGAGCTCCGAAGCTGGTTGTCGATCACAGTTTTTACAAGTGGTTTAGCACATAAAGGACAATATATATAAGGTTTTGTATAATATGACATTGGCTGAGTTCCTTTCGACATACAGTTTGTTCTTTTTTCAATCTAAGGATCAGTTTTTGTAAGGTGTGCTTACCTTATGTAGTGGTTCATAAAATTAGTTAAAGTAACTACTGCTAATTAAGGCTTTGATTATTTCGGAAAGAGAGAAAGTTTTTAAGTGTTTTTCCATATATAAAAAATAAGATTAAAGATATACCCATAAAGCCAATTGCAAGGATCCAGACATTAGAGCCGCCACCGAAATCATACATTATCCCCCCTAGTAAGGGACCAATCATCCGCCCGCCGGAGGTAGCTCCCCCCACAACCCCTTGATAAGCACCTTCTTTTCCCGGCGGAGAGATTTGAGCTGCAGCTGCCGGTATTGCCGGCAAAATGAGCATTTCCCCTAGTGTTATAATAAACATGGCAATCACATAAGACATATAGGGTAATTGGCCTAAAAAAATCACATAGCCCAGGGTCATAAGAAGACTGCCTAGATAGAACTGGCGTTGGAAAGAGTTGGCCCATCTATGAATAATCCAAGTTAGTAATGGCTGTAATGTGACTATAAAAACGCCGTTTAGGGTCCAAAGAATACTGTAGGAAATTAAAGAGAAAGCTCGTTGGTTCATTACCACCGGCAAGATGGTCACAAGTTGTACGTAGGCTCCCCAGACTAGGAATATTCCTCCTGCTAAAGAAAACAGTACATTAAGGCTCCTATCTCTGGATAGTCTCTTAGCCTTTGACCTAGTCGGAACCGGTTTAGAATGAGTTTCTTGCTTAGAAATACCAATGAGTACTAAAAGCAGATAAATTAAGAAAGCCAGGGCATTAAGTGAGAAGATAAGACGAAATGATACTTGGGCAATCAATCCTCCTATAGCGGTACCAACAGCTACTCCGGCATTATTAGAAACATAAAGCAGATTGAATCCACGCCGCCCTCCTTCAGGCCAGATTGAATTTATAAGGGCGTTAAGTGGAATGAAGATGAAGGCTTGAGCTAAGCCAAAAAAGATAAGTGCAGGGACATAAACCTCCCAAATAGGCAGGAGCCCTATGGAACCGACGGAGAGAACAGCTCCCACGAGACCTATAATCATAATTCGTCTGGGTCCAAAACGATCCGCTAGGAAGCCACTGAAGATTTGGCCAATCAGAGAGACCGCTGATTGAATGGCAAGCAGTGTACCGGCTTCTGTTAATGTACGGTTTAATACAGAATGCATAAAGAGGCTATTTAAGGGCCACATCAAAGAATGCCCAGCCGATTGTGTAAATCCGCCAATAATTAAAATCATGACTGAGGGCGGAATATCTACAGGTTTGAATTTCAAAAGTAAGACCACCTTAGGTGTATAGTTTCCCTTCTATAATTAATTCGACATTCCTATAAGGAAACCTTCATAACTGCTTAAACCAAAATATCAAAGGTTTAGGACAAGATTTGCTGGCCTCATAGATCAGAAGTCAAAGTTTTTAAGCATAAAAAATGGGTCAGGTGTGAGAAACTACCGAAAAGGAGTGTGTGAATTATGAAATTCTCGGAAACTAAGACCTTTAGAAACTTAAGCGACGCCTTTGCGGGAGAGTCACAAGCGCGTAATCGTTATGCATTTTTTGCCGGAGTTGCCAAGAAAGAGGGGTATCAACATATCCAAGCTGTTTTTGAAGAAACGGCAGATAATGAGAAAGAGCATGCTAAGGTTTTTTATAAACTTCTTGTTGCGCACACAAAGGAAGAGACAGAGATTATCCATGTTGACGCCGATTATCCGTTGGTTTATAAAGATACCCTGACAAACTTAAAAGCTGCAGCAGCAGGAGAAAGGGAAGAGTGGGCTGAAATCTACTCAAAGTTTGCCGATATCGCCGCGCAGGAAGGTTTCTCTGATATATCAGCAGTCTTTAAGAAAATCGCCGAAGTCGAGAAGCATCATATGACACGGTTTGATCATTATGCTAAGGGGATTGAGCAGGGGACAATTTTCAAGAAAGATTCCCCAACAGTGTGGAAATGCACAAACTGCGGCTATATTCATGAAGGCCCTGAGGCACCGGGTCAATGTCCGGCTTGTGCTCATCCTCAGGGTTATTTTGAAGAACTGCCGGAGAAATATTAGGATAGCTGTGCTCAAACTTATAAATCTTGGTCTTTCAGCCCCACATTTCACCTAGCAGCAAAGCAAAAGCAGTCTCTTCCACTTCCATCGAAGTGAAAGCAGACTGCTTCTTAATTCTCAATGCCCTAAGGCACTTGTTTTTATAAGGAAAAACCTTGCAATCTTAGAAGAAAATATACATAATAGTAGTAAAATTTTCGGAATATTAAATAAAAACGAGGGGGGAAATGAGTGAGAACACCATTAACAGAGTTGCAAAAAAGAGTAGCGGATTTTCAAGTAAGTCTCCAGAATAAAGGTGTCGAAGGTGCGCTTTTGGTGCAAAGAGCAGATACTCTCTATTTTAGTGGAACAGCGCAAAATGTACATGTTTATATCCCGGATAAGGGAAAGCCAATTGTGCTGGCCTATCGCGATTTTGAGAGAGCGCAGAGAGAAAGTTCCTGGCAGGTGATTCCCCTCAAAGGGATATCAAAAATTCCTAAGGATATTCAAGAAGCAGGACTTCCTTTGCCAAGAGTGATGGGTTTAGAACTCGACGTTCTTCCGGTAAACAATTTTGAGCGTTATCGCAAATCCTTCCCGGAGATTACGTTGGTAGATATTTCCGGCGAAATCCGTCTGCAGCGTTCAATGAAATCAGACTGGGAGATAGCCAGACTGGAAGAGAGTGCCCAAATCATGTCATTAGTCATGGAATTCGCTAAGGAAGTTCTTCAGCCGGGTATGACAGAAGTTGAGCTAGAAGGTTTATTAGCAGGCAAAGCCAGAGCGCTAGGGCATGATGGGCTTGTCCGAATGAGAGGATTTAATTCAGAGTTGTATGTTGGAACAATAACCGCAGGTGCAGGCTCAACTGCACACAGTAGTTTTGATGCGCCGATAACCGGTTCAGGTATTTCAGTTGCTCATCCAAATGGCGCATCATTGCATGAGATTCAAATAGGTGAACCAATCGTTGTGGATATGGTAACGGTGGTCGATGGCTATCAAATTGATCAAACTAGAATATTAAGTTTGAAGCCTTTATCTCAAGAGCTTAGAATGGCCTATGAAACTGCCCGGCAGGTTGAAGAGAGAATCCGCAGTGCCTTAATTCCGGAAAGGATTGCCGGTGAGGTCTATGAGGAAATTCTAACGTGGGTTAGCGAGAATACTCCCTATGGAGAGAACTTTATGGGTTTTGGAACAAGCAGAGTTAGTTTTATTGGACATGGAGTGGGGCTAGAACTGGATGAACTTCCAACCATCAGTAAAGGGTCAAAGATAGTCTTAAAAAAGGGGATGGTTGTAGCAATCGAACCTAAGTTTGTTTTTCCGGGCATTGGAGCTGTCGGAATTGAAGATACTGTTGTCATCGAAGCTGAACTAGGCGCACGATATTTATCTACAACACCACGAGAATTAATTGAAGTCTAAACATGAAAAATGCCAGCTTAGCAACACTTTGCTGGGTTATATGAAGCTAAATGGCTTATAAAGGGCGATTATGTAAATATTTCAGGACAAACGTCCTTGCTTAAGCAGCAGGGATTTTTTTTGTGGGTCGCGAATTAGCATACGTGGACAAATTCTTTAGAGTACTTGATCCGAGACTAGTGGAGGCAACCATGAAAGAAAAATATGTATCGTTAAGTTCGAGGGAACTTCAGCTTATGCTACAGGGTACCTTACAATGGAATGACATATCCCCGCGAGTGACTTCATCAAAAACCGGGATGCGAAAGCTTGGTGAATCAACGGATAAACCGATAGATAATTTAATAGATAAACCATCGCATACCAAAGAGATAGAGCAAATTTGGGACGATTTTCCGCGGAAAGATGTTTATACTAAGCGCCTGGAAGGCCAACCGGTAATTTGGCTTTTAGGGAGTGTTGGTGTTTTAACCATATCTTCATGGTTTTACTTTGTTTTGTTCTCGAAGTAGGGTAACCCCTTGCATATTGTTCGTGAGGAAGGGCTAGTATAAATTATTAGTGCCTTCTTATTTTTTTTGTAAAAATCTTTGCAAATTTAATAGAATTTCGGTATCATATTAATAGAAGGTCAGGAAAGGTCAATAATCTAAAAAATACTAACTGACAAGGAGACATAAGCAATGGGAAACCTGGCGGATCGCATTGAAGAATACCTAAAGCAGATTTTAGAGAAGACGACAGAAGGTTACATTGTGTTACAAAGAAGCGAACTTGCAGGAGAG comes from Desulfosporosinus meridiei DSM 13257 and encodes:
- a CDS encoding MDR family MFS transporter, which produces MKFKPVDIPPSVMILIIGGFTQSAGHSLMWPLNSLFMHSVLNRTLTEAGTLLAIQSAVSLIGQIFSGFLADRFGPRRIMIIGLVGAVLSVGSIGLLPIWEVYVPALIFFGLAQAFIFIPLNALINSIWPEGGRRGFNLLYVSNNAGVAVGTAIGGLIAQVSFRLIFSLNALAFLIYLLLVLIGISKQETHSKPVPTRSKAKRLSRDRSLNVLFSLAGGIFLVWGAYVQLVTILPVVMNQRAFSLISYSILWTLNGVFIVTLQPLLTWIIHRWANSFQRQFYLGSLLMTLGYVIFLGQLPYMSYVIAMFIITLGEMLILPAIPAAAAQISPPGKEGAYQGVVGGATSGGRMIGPLLGGIMYDFGGGSNVWILAIGFMGISLILFFIYGKTLKNFLSFRNNQSLN
- the rbr gene encoding rubrerythrin, whose amino-acid sequence is MKFSETKTFRNLSDAFAGESQARNRYAFFAGVAKKEGYQHIQAVFEETADNEKEHAKVFYKLLVAHTKEETEIIHVDADYPLVYKDTLTNLKAAAAGEREEWAEIYSKFADIAAQEGFSDISAVFKKIAEVEKHHMTRFDHYAKGIEQGTIFKKDSPTVWKCTNCGYIHEGPEAPGQCPACAHPQGYFEELPEKY
- a CDS encoding NUDIX domain-containing protein, whose translation is MSYYTKPYIYCPLCAKPLVKTVIDNQLRSSCSNCSYIDWGNFSLGVGGVLWNNEKVLLVQRNHNPGKGVWTIPGGYVNQEEPIEVAIEREILEETGLKAKPLSIIALRDRPSENSFEKHDLYIIFLMSFQGGSLKGQKEEVSNLGFFSLEQCAALQIPQLTLKAIEVSLTDTKGLSGAGDLKLLSSLSSFYHLS
- a CDS encoding M24 family metallopeptidase is translated as MRTPLTELQKRVADFQVSLQNKGVEGALLVQRADTLYFSGTAQNVHVYIPDKGKPIVLAYRDFERAQRESSWQVIPLKGISKIPKDIQEAGLPLPRVMGLELDVLPVNNFERYRKSFPEITLVDISGEIRLQRSMKSDWEIARLEESAQIMSLVMEFAKEVLQPGMTEVELEGLLAGKARALGHDGLVRMRGFNSELYVGTITAGAGSTAHSSFDAPITGSGISVAHPNGASLHEIQIGEPIVVDMVTVVDGYQIDQTRILSLKPLSQELRMAYETARQVEERIRSALIPERIAGEVYEEILTWVSENTPYGENFMGFGTSRVSFIGHGVGLELDELPTISKGSKIVLKKGMVVAIEPKFVFPGIGAVGIEDTVVIEAELGARYLSTTPRELIEV